One Vigna unguiculata cultivar IT97K-499-35 chromosome 7, ASM411807v1, whole genome shotgun sequence genomic region harbors:
- the LOC114191359 gene encoding histone H3.3-like — translation MMGRRGFHNSPAILFFLSGCIYSRTELLIQKLPFQRLVREIAQDFKTDLRFQISAVSALQEAAEAYLVGLFEDTNLCAIHTKRVTIMPKDIQLARRIRGERA, via the exons ATGATGGGGAG AAGAGGCTTTCACAATTCCCCCGCCATTCTCTTTTTCCTCTCCGGGTGTATATATTCTCGCACAGAGCTTCTCATCCAAAAGCTACCGTTTCAGAGGCTTGTGAGGGAAATTGCACAGGACTTCAAGACTGATTTGAGGTTTCAGATTAGCGCTGTTTCGGCGCTTCAAGAAGCCGCTGAAGCTTATCTTGTGGGATTGTTCGAGGACACCAACCTCTGCGCCATTCACACCAAGAGGGTTACCATTATGCCCAAAGATATTCAACTTGCACGTAGAATTAGAGGCGAGAGGGCTTAA
- the LOC114189777 gene encoding uncharacterized protein LOC114189777 — translation MEWKKYYLDVALVPLGFLITIGYHVWLWNKVRTQPSSTIIGINTHGRRSWVPSMLKDIEKKNILAVQTLRNMIMGSTLMATTSILLSAGLAAVISSTYSVKKPLNDAVYGAHSEFMVALKYVTLLTIFLFSFFCHTLSIRFFNQLSILICTPQDVMSMVTPQYLTELLEKGTLLSTVGNRLFYSALPLLLWIFGPVLVFLSSVAMIPVLYNLDIVCGTVKTKVVKNEKGENYV, via the exons ATGGAATGGAAGAAATACTATTTGGATGTGGCGTTGGTACCATTGGGATTTCTCATAACCATTGGTTATCATGTTTGGTTGTGGAATAAGGTTCGTACGCAACCTTCTTCCACCATAATCGGAATCAATACTCATGGAAGACGCTCATGGGTCCCTTCCATGTTGAAG GACATCGAAAAGAAGAACATTTTAGCAGTTCAAACTCTTCGTAACATGATAATGGGATCAACTCTTATGGCGACGACATCCATTCTTCTCTCTGCTGGTTTGGCAGCTGTGATAAGCAGCACTTACAGTGTGAAGAAGCCTCTGAATGACGCTGTGTATGGAGCCCACAGCGAGTTTATGGTGGCACTCAAGTATGTCACACTGCTAACCATATTCTTATTCTCGTTTTTCTGTCACACCCTGTCGATTAGGTTTTTCAATCAATTAAGCATCCTCATTTGCACACCACAAGATGTCATGTCCATGGTCACACCCCAGTATTTGACCGAGCTTTTGGAGAAGGGAACTCTTTTGAGCACTGTTGGCAACAGGCTCTTCTACTCagctcttcctcttcttctttggatCTTTGGGCCTGTCCTCGTTTTCTTGTCTTCTGTCGCCATGATACCAGTGCTTTACAACCTCGACATTGTTTGTGGAACTGTCAAGACCAAGGTTGTCAAGAACGAGAAAGGGGAGAACTATGTTTGA